The following coding sequences are from one Haliotis asinina isolate JCU_RB_2024 chromosome 3, JCU_Hal_asi_v2, whole genome shotgun sequence window:
- the LOC137276707 gene encoding baculoviral IAP repeat-containing protein 8-like, with protein MYPLKNFMEYDRTNKRSWNIPKHPKYQTYSSRIESFVAWPIRYVPKTPEQLASAGFFYIGSADRVTCFQCGITLRDWEEEHDPVAEHQRYSEHCHFINNVSADQLGVVKRRNGPVINTLGSCSKAVGDAVATSATDREVAQVSISTPKPIGGEIQAVKSDLHLGGGACAPSRGMGFPSEACEDDQNARASFLCEQLETLTVQQSEDGGLSEGDSASATSPSARIQEAEGSKVPTTHRDGKEEPTVAKSSKNNLMSIKAENRRLKDQSTCRKCRIKGVSTLFLPCGHLVTCSDCAEEVDACVVCGTTILGTVKTFLT; from the coding sequence ATGTATCCGCTGAAGAACTTCATGGAATATGATCGGACAAATAAACGGAGTTGGAATATACCCAAACACCCAAAGTACCAAACATACAGCTCCCGAATTGAATCATTTGTTGCCTGGCCTATACGGTATGTCCCGAAAACACCCGAGCAGCTGGCATCAGCCGGGTTCTTTTACATTGGGTCAGCTGACCGGGTCACGTGTTTCCAGTGCGGGATAACTCTGAGAGACTGGGAGGAAGAACATGACCCCGTGGCTGAGCATCAGAGATACTCGGAACACTGTCACTTCATCAACAACGTCAGTGCAGATCAGCTTGGGGTTGTCAAAAGAAGAAACGGTCCTGTCATAAATACATTAGGGTCTTGCTCTAAGGCCGTGGGAGATGCCGTGGCCACCTCTGCAACAGACAGAGAGGTGGCCCAGGTATCAATCTCCACGCCGAAACCAATTGGTGGTGAAATCCAAGCAGTCAAGAGCGACCTTCATCTTGGCGGAGGAGCATGCGCACCTTCGCGGGGCATGGGGTTTCCAAGCGAGGCTTGTGAAGACGACCAAAATGCAAGAGCCTCCTTTCTTTGTGAACAGCTGGAGACTCTAACTGTACAGCAGTCTGAAGATGGCGGTCTCTCAGAAGGTGATTCTGCTTCAGCAACCAGTCCCAGTGCAAGAATACAGGAGGCTGAAGGTTCAAAAGTTCCCACCACACATCGAGACGGGAAAGAAGAACCAACCGTTGCTAAGTCATCAAAGAATAACCTGATGTCCATAAAGGCTGAGAACAGGCGCTTGAAGGATCAGTCCACTTGCAGAAAGTGCAGAATAAAGGGTGTGTCAACCCTCTTCCTGCCCTGTGGCCATCTCGTCACGTGCTCTGACTGCGCAGAAGAAGTTGACGCATGCGTGGTGTGTGGTACCACTATTCTCGGGACAGTAAAAACATTTCTAACTTGA